Proteins from a genomic interval of Nerophis lumbriciformis linkage group LG01, RoL_Nlum_v2.1, whole genome shotgun sequence:
- the LOC133570203 gene encoding uncharacterized protein isoform X2 — MNGRQEERPLQQHGGGEGSSLRQEDPQPPHIKEEEEYLWVTHEGECLPGQDEADLTKFPQTVVSVETADHEDKPPEASHLHHSPNNCEEHLLPEQQEWSFKMGKEEPQPYHIKEEEEEHSISQEGERLDWLEEFPVISVIVKSEDDEVNSESEEKREAEPPSSSSTQHMTTEADGDHCGGSQADKLIAPLSDSDDTTSHSPDTDDEDSKDDKTSHGDNTHLTCSHCDKTFKYHCRLKVHMETHTGEKPFSCSECGKDFAVRRYLKVHMKTHTGEKPCICSICGKGFVQSTNLKLHMRTHTGEKPFICSICGKGFVKNQRLKVHMRRHTGEKPFSCSICCKDFVRSQCLKVHMRTHTGEKPYTCSICGKGFVQNTNLKVHMRTHTGEKPYYCSSCNKSFCGRSNFVRHMREHTGEKVLSCSVCGERFSYKYQCQKHKCAGENSSSK; from the exons ATGAACGGTCGTCAAGAAGAACGTCCCCTTCAGCAGCACGGGGGCGGGGAGGGCTCCTCTTTGAggcaggaggatccacagcccccccacattaaagaggaagaagagtATCTCTGGGTTACTCatgagggagagtgtcttccagGGCAGGAtgaggctgatctcaccaagtttccacaGACTGTTGTCTCTGTGGAGACTGCagaccatgaagacaaaccacctgaggcCTCAcaccttcatcacagtccaa ACAactgtgaagaacatcttctccctGAGCAACAGGAGTGGAGCTTTAAGATGGGgaaggaggagccacagccctaccacattaaagaagaagaggaggaacacagcatcagtcaagaGGGAGAGCGTCTTGATTggttggaggagttcccagtgattagtgtgattgtgaagagtgaagatgatgaggtcaacagtgaaagtgaggagaagagagaggcggagcctccaagcagcagctcaactcaacacatgacaacagaagctgatggagaccactgtggaggatcacaagcagacaagctcatagctccactatcagatagtgacgacacaacgtctcactctcctgacactgatgatgaagactctaaagatgataagacatctCACGgtgacaacacacacttgacatgttctcactgtgacaaaacttttaaataccattgTCGTCTGAAAGTACACATggaaacacacactggagaaaaacctttttcctgctcagaatgtggtaaagatTTTGCGGTAAGACgatatttgaaagtacacatgaaaacacacaccggagaaaaaccttgtatctgttcaatctgtggcaAAGGATTTGTACAAAGTACCAATTTGAaactacacatgagaacacacactggtgaaaaaccttttatctgttcaatctgtggcaAAGGATTTGTAAAAAATCAGcgtttaaaagtacacatgagaagacacactggagaaaaacctttttcttgttcaatctgttgTAAAGATTTTGTACGAAGTCAatgtttgaaagtacacatgagaacacacaccggagaaaaaccttatacctgttcaatctgtggcaaAGGATTTGTACAAAATAccaatttgaaagtacacatgagaacacacactggtgaaaaaccatatTATTGTTCAAGCTGCAACAAAAGCTTTTGTGGACGATCCAACTTTGTCAGACACATGAGagaacacacaggtgagaaagtgttgagttgcagtgtgtgtggtgaacgtttctcttataagtaccagtgtcagaaacacaagtgtgctggtgagaacagcagcagcaaatga
- the LOC133570203 gene encoding uncharacterized protein isoform X1 gives MVHTCFSKLQNKKSHLRVAGVTIERTYLTPLLYVRLMRRKKEERILRVKVKPTNHSSAVLVTIDVRSDYFGGAHQASLMNGRQEERPLQQHGGGEGSSLRQEDPQPPHIKEEEEYLWVTHEGECLPGQDEADLTKFPQTVVSVETADHEDKPPEASHLHHSPNNCEEHLLPEQQEWSFKMGKEEPQPYHIKEEEEEHSISQEGERLDWLEEFPVISVIVKSEDDEVNSESEEKREAEPPSSSSTQHMTTEADGDHCGGSQADKLIAPLSDSDDTTSHSPDTDDEDSKDDKTSHGDNTHLTCSHCDKTFKYHCRLKVHMETHTGEKPFSCSECGKDFAVRRYLKVHMKTHTGEKPCICSICGKGFVQSTNLKLHMRTHTGEKPFICSICGKGFVKNQRLKVHMRRHTGEKPFSCSICCKDFVRSQCLKVHMRTHTGEKPYTCSICGKGFVQNTNLKVHMRTHTGEKPYYCSSCNKSFCGRSNFVRHMREHTGEKVLSCSVCGERFSYKYQCQKHKCAGENSSSK, from the exons ATGGTGCACACTTGCTTCTCCAAGCTACAGAACAAAAAGTCACATTTAAGAGTTGCTGGTGTAACAATTGAAAGAACATATTTGACTCCTCTCTTGTACGTGCGGCTAATGAg AAGGAAGAAAGAGGAAAGGATATTGCGTGTAAAAGTAAAGCcaaccaatcacagctctgcagtcCTTGTGACCATTGACGTGAGGTCAGACTATTTTGGAGGTGCACATCAAGCTTCGCTG ATGAACGGTCGTCAAGAAGAACGTCCCCTTCAGCAGCACGGGGGCGGGGAGGGCTCCTCTTTGAggcaggaggatccacagcccccccacattaaagaggaagaagagtATCTCTGGGTTACTCatgagggagagtgtcttccagGGCAGGAtgaggctgatctcaccaagtttccacaGACTGTTGTCTCTGTGGAGACTGCagaccatgaagacaaaccacctgaggcCTCAcaccttcatcacagtccaa ACAactgtgaagaacatcttctccctGAGCAACAGGAGTGGAGCTTTAAGATGGGgaaggaggagccacagccctaccacattaaagaagaagaggaggaacacagcatcagtcaagaGGGAGAGCGTCTTGATTggttggaggagttcccagtgattagtgtgattgtgaagagtgaagatgatgaggtcaacagtgaaagtgaggagaagagagaggcggagcctccaagcagcagctcaactcaacacatgacaacagaagctgatggagaccactgtggaggatcacaagcagacaagctcatagctccactatcagatagtgacgacacaacgtctcactctcctgacactgatgatgaagactctaaagatgataagacatctCACGgtgacaacacacacttgacatgttctcactgtgacaaaacttttaaataccattgTCGTCTGAAAGTACACATggaaacacacactggagaaaaacctttttcctgctcagaatgtggtaaagatTTTGCGGTAAGACgatatttgaaagtacacatgaaaacacacaccggagaaaaaccttgtatctgttcaatctgtggcaAAGGATTTGTACAAAGTACCAATTTGAaactacacatgagaacacacactggtgaaaaaccttttatctgttcaatctgtggcaAAGGATTTGTAAAAAATCAGcgtttaaaagtacacatgagaagacacactggagaaaaacctttttcttgttcaatctgttgTAAAGATTTTGTACGAAGTCAatgtttgaaagtacacatgagaacacacaccggagaaaaaccttatacctgttcaatctgtggcaaAGGATTTGTACAAAATAccaatttgaaagtacacatgagaacacacactggtgaaaaaccatatTATTGTTCAAGCTGCAACAAAAGCTTTTGTGGACGATCCAACTTTGTCAGACACATGAGagaacacacaggtgagaaagtgttgagttgcagtgtgtgtggtgaacgtttctcttataagtaccagtgtcagaaacacaagtgtgctggtgagaacagcagcagcaaatga